One Archangium violaceum genomic window, CGCCTACCCCAAGTACGACCCGGAGGTGCTCTACCGGAAGCTGGGGGAGATCTGGGAGGGGGACGAGCGTCTGCCGATCAAGACGGCGCCCTCGCAGCGCAGCCGCCATGCGTATACGCGCGAGGCGCTGATGGGAGTGCTCGAGGGTCGGCGGGCCGCGGTCTTCAAGTACAACAAGGAAGGGTACGCGCTGCTGCGCTTCCGCGAGCAGGCCCTGGCCCCACCCGTGGTCGTCTTCGACGACACCGTCTCGCTCCAGGACGCGGGCACGTACATCCAGGCCGGGGCGATGTCCGTGCCGGTCAGCAGCGATCCGGCGGACATCACCCGGCATGACTTCGGCGCGGTGATCTTCACCTGCTCGCTCAACTTCGAGTCCGAGGTGCCTCACGTCCGCGCGTTGCTGGAGGTGGCCACGCGCCGGAAGCTGCCGGTGGTCTCGCTGTACGACGACATCCTGTATTACGACCTGTTCGACGGGCTGGACGTGGACCCGGCGCTCTTCTACCGGGTGGCCGTGCCCGAGCAGGACGCGCTGGCCTCCCAGGCCCCGGTGGACTACCGGCCGCGCAACCTGCTGGGCGTCTTCGGCACGGACACGGTGCAGGGCAAGTTCACCACGCAGCTCTACCTGCGCGAGGCACTGGCCCGGCACGTGCGCGTGCGCCACCACTCCACGGAGCCGACGGGCATCCTGCTGGGCGCGGACACCGGCTACTCGCGCGTGTTGCGCGTGGAGCCCGCCCAACGTCTGGCGTTCGAGCGGCGGCTCATGTCGGAGCTGGCCGAGGGCTGCGAGCTGGTCATCACCGGCGGGCAGAACGGGCTGCTCTACACGCCGCCCGGAGGTGATCGCCGGGCCAACGCCTCCACCCTCATCTACGAGACGTTCCTGCCTCGGCTGGTGGTGTTGACCGTCTCCGTGGACACCCAGGCGGAGGATGTGCTGGCGACGCGTGAGTACCTGGAGACGCTGGCCCGGGAGCACGGTGTGCCCTGCACGGTGGTGGGTCTGGCGATGATGGGCGGGCGCAAGCTCCACGGCAGCCGGTGGACCGAGACCTGGTTCCTGGGCGTCCGGGACGAGGTGCTGGAGGGAGCGCGACACCGGCTGGAGCAGCACACCGGCCTGCGTGTCCATGCCATCCCCGAGGAAGCGGACGCGCTCGCTCGGGCCGTGCTCTCGCACCTGTGATGGAGAAGGTGGGCGCGATGCAGGAGTCCTCTCCCGGGCTGGGGCAGTCGGCGCGGTACCTCGCCGCGCTCGTGCGGTTGCTGCGCCCCGCCTGGGGAGCGCTGGCCCGTGGCGCGATGCTCGGCCCCGTCATCACCCTCCTCAGTCTGGTCCCCCCCTACCTCACCAAGCTGTTGTTCGACCATGTCGCCGCCACGCGGGACGTGGGCCTGCTCGAGGTCCTGGTGGCGGGCATCTTCGCGGCGGCCCTGGCATCCGTCTTCGCGGAGACGCTGCTGGGCTACTACTCGTCCTACTTGAACATCAAGTTGGAGAGCTCCGCAGTCCTCTACCTCTTCAACCACGTGCAGCACCTGCCGGACCGCTTCTTCACCCAGCGGCAGGTGGGGGAGATCACCAGCCGCTTCGATGACGCGAAGGCCGGCCTGGCGCTCGTGGTGGGACTGGTGCGGCTCGTCTTCTCGCAGGGCGCCTACCTGCTGATCATCCCCTTCACGTTGGCTTCCCTCCACTGGAAGCTGGCGATGGCGGCGCTCGCCACTCTGCCGCTCGTCGTGCTGGTGCCGCTCGTCATCGGGCGCGCCATGGGCCGGGCGTGGCAGGACGTGGTGGGTGCGTACACGTCGATCAACGCCCTCCAGATGGAGGTCTTGCGGCAGAGCCGCACGAGCAAGGTGCTGGCGCTCGAGCCGCTCATGTATCAGCGCGCGGCGGAGCAGATGAGGTCGTTGCTGCGGGCGCACCTGCGGGCGCACGGGGTGGATGGACTGCTCCGGCTGTTCGAGCGCGCGGTGGAGGCGGCCCAGACCGCGCTCTTCACGTGGTTGGGCTGGCGGCTCATCCTCGCGGGAGAGATGAGCCTCGGTGGCTACATGGCCTTCGTCGCCTATGCCGCGTATCTCCGCGGTCCGGTGATCGAGGTCGTCTCCTTCGTCACCAGCATGCAGCGGAGTGGCATCCACCTGCGGCGCTTCTTCGAGTACCTGGAGGAGCCGCCGGAGCAGGAGCCCTCGAAGGCCCTGGGTCCACCGGCCCCCATCTCGAGGCGGCTGCGCGGTGGAGTGGAGCTGGAGGGCGTGTCGTTCGCGTACTCGCCCGGCGAGGAGGTGCTGCGCGAGGTGAGCGCGCGCATCGAGCCCGGAGCGGTGGTGACCATCGTCGGGCCGAGCGGCTCGGGGAAGACGACGCTGGCGCGGCTGCTGACCCGGCTGGAGGAGCCCGGCCGTGGGCGCGTGCTGTACGACGGACGCGACGCACGTGCGCTGGAGCTCTCCGAGTTGCGCCGGCAGCTCGCCGTGGTGTGGCAGGACGTGGAGCTGTTCCACGGCACCCTGCGCGAGAACCTCACCCTGGGCCTTCCGCCCGTGCCAGCAGAGGAAGTCGAGCGCGTGGTACGGCTGTGCGGGCTGGAGCCGCTCGTCGCCTCGCTGCCAAAGGGCTACGACACCCCGGTGGCCGAGGCGGGAGCGAGCATCTCCGGTGGACAGCGGCAACGCCTGGCGCTAGCTCGGGCGGTGCTGCGCGACGCGCCAGTGCTTCTGCTGGACGAGGCCACCTCCCAGCTCGACGTGGAGACCGAGGCCGCCGTCGTCCGCGGGCTTCTCGCACGGGCTCGAGAGCGGAGACAGACGGTGCTGTTCATCACCCATCGGCTGGCCAACGCGCCGCTGGCCGATGAGGTGTGGATGCTCGCCGGAGGCCAGCTGGTGGGCCAGGGGTCTCATCCGGAGCTGCTGGCGCGCTGTGTCCCCTACCAGCGTCTGTATCGCGCGGGCGTGGGTGAGGCGGATGCCGCCTAGCGCGGCGCCCTGGAGCGACCTGTCATGGCGAACGAGCCCCCGCGCCTCATCGAGCTTCCGAGCCCCCCTCGGCTTCCGTTGTTGGAGGATCCCGATCATCCGGGCGTCTTCGTCGTGAAGCGGATCGGCATGCTCACGGCCCTGCTCGTCGGAGGGCTCTGCACGGCGCTGCTCCTCGCGGGCTCTTTCGTCCGGCTGGACGTGCCCGTCCAGGCAGAGGGCGCGACGCGGATGGAGTCGATGACCCTGGGCGCCTATGTGGCTCGGCAGCTCGGGCTGTGGACACCCCTGGGGTCCGAAGGAGCGGCCCCATGAAGGTGGGGATCATCGACAGCGGTGTGGAGGTGAAGTTCCTGCGCGAGCATGCGCTCGGCCTCGCGGGTGGGGCTCGCTTCACGCTCGACCTGGACGCGCAGGTGCTGGAGACGCGCAGCTATGACCGGGACGAGCTGGAGGCGTGGCGGGACGGAGCGCGAGAGTTGGACCTGCAAGACGAGCACGGACACGGCACCGCCGTCCTGAGCATCCTCTATGACCGGGTCCGCCCCTGGCCGGACGTCGAGCTCTACGTGGCACGCATCTTCGACCAGGAGGTGCGTGGGTACTCGCTGTGCCTCGTGGAGGCCTTGCGGTGGATGCTCGACGAGGTGGGCGTGGAGTTGCTCAACCTGAGCCTCGGCACGACCCATCGTGCGCTGGAAGCTCCGATGCGCGAGGTGATCGATCGCGCGGTGGCGCGGGGGGCCATCATCGCTTGCGCCGCGGGTGGAGTGCCCACGCTGCCCGCGCAGTTGGAGTCGGTGGTGGCGGTGGGGGATCCAACGCTCATGGACAGGGTTGGCTCCGAGGTGAAGGTCGACCATGTCGTGCGGGAGCGCGGGGTGAAGCTCTACATGGGAGGAAGCTGGTGCGAGGCGCCCATGACGACCAGCTTCGCCTGCGCGGTGGCAGTGGCCGGCGTCTTGCGTGACGGCTGCCCACCCGGTTGGCGACGCAAGCTCCCTCTCCCTCTGGGAGAGGGCGGGGGGTGAGGGTAGTCGTCACCGTGGCTGTGCTCACCTCGTCCAGGATCGCCCCATGTCCCGATTCCCAGGGGACCACATTGGGAGGGACATACCCTCACCCTAGCCCTCTCCCAGAGGGAGAGGGGACATTCACGGAGGTACGGATCCGGCCCCCAGCGGGATGTCCCCCACGTCGAGCACTTCGCCCTCCTTCAGCTTCACCGGACGGCTCGCGCGTACCCTGGACTGCCCCCCGATGATGACCAGGATTCGTTCGCCCGCGCGCACGCCCCCGACGAAGAACCGTCCATCGGCGCTCGTCCCGTCGTCGGGCTTCAAGGGCACCTCCCCTTCGATGAAGACGAGCACACCGGCCAGAGGGGCCTTCGTGGTCGCATCCACCACCCGCCCCTGCACGACCGCCGTGGCCCGCAGGGGAATCTCCACCTCGGCCGTCGAACCGGTGCCGGGGGAGACCAGGGCCTCGCCGCTCGAGCCGTCCGCCGTCCGCACCACCAGCTTCAGGGGCTCGGCCGGTACTTCCCTCAGCTCGAAGCGATCTCCCGGGAACTCCCAGGGGCCATGGCCCTGGGGCAGGAATCCCTCCTGGACCTGGAGGCCGAGGGTGAAGCCCCTCACGGGCTCGCCAGTCCCCACCACCCTGCCCCGGATCGAAGCCGCGGGCCGCAGCTTCACCACCACCTCCTGCTCGCCGGGCTTCACGCGCCGCACCTCGCTCGCGCGCCCGCCATTGCGCGCGCTCACATTCAGGCCGCGCGTGGCCGCGTCCGCCACACGCGGGGCACCGATGGCGAAACGGCCCTCGTCATCCGCGGGAGCCATCATCCACGGAACACCCCGGCCATCCCCGGAGGCCAGGGTGACGAAGGCCCCTGGAGAGGGTGTGCCGTCCGGCTCGAGGACGATGCCCCGGATCTCATTCGCGCCGTGCTTCTCCTCCCAGGTCAGCTCGACCCGCACCGTCCTCCCCTCCTCCACCTGGACCTGTTGCTGTCCGCCGGAGCCGAGGCCCCGGCGCGCCGTGAGCAGCAGACCGTAGGTTCCCGGCGGGAGCTCCATCCGGAAGCTTCCATTCGTCCCGACCTCGACCCGGCCGATGTCCGGCGCGCCGGAGCCGAGCCCCCCCTGCGCGAGGGCCGTCACATCCAGCGGCTCGGAGGGGAGCGGACCCCGGATCGCTCGCACCACGCCCTCCACGGTGCCCGTCCCCTCCAGCGTGAAGTCCACCCGGGCCGTGCCAATCTCCATCACCTCCACTGGCTGGCGGACCCCCAGCGTCGAGCCCTCCCGGCGGGCGGTGAGATACATGCGGCCCACGGCGAGTCCCTGGAGCCGGTAGTGTCCCCGTGCATCGGTACGAGACTCGACCGGAGAGGTGTCCGCGCCACCGTCCCAACGGTTGACGCCCATCACCCGCGCGCCCGGCACCGGCCGTCCGGCCCCATCCCGCACGAAGCCCTCCACCGAGCCGGTGCCCTCGAGCACGAGACTGACGGGGAAGCGCTCGCCCGAGGTCACCGTCAGTCCGCGCCGCAGCGTCGGCGAGAAGCCCGAGGCGCTCACCCTCACGTCGTAGCTGCCAGGAGCGAGCCCACCCACCGAGAAGTGGCCCTCGCCGTCCGTGAGGGCGCGGCCGGAGTCCCCTGAGCCACCCTGGGGGCCGACCTCGACGCGGGCGCCCACCACCGGGCCCCCCGAGGCCCGCTCCACCACGCGGCCCTCCAGCACCCCCCCCTGGCCGAGCCGTATCCGCACGTCGCGCACCGTCCTTCCCGCGTTCACGACGACCGGCGAGTCCAGCGAGCCCGCTTCCTCGCCGCGCCGCGCGGAGAGGGTGTGAGCTCCGGGCTCCACCTCGACGGAAAAGCCCCCCTCCGCGCCGGTGGTGACCACCTGGGCCGGGTCTCCACGCACCATCACCTCGGCGTCCGCCGCCGGGCGGCCCCGCGCGTCCACGACGAAACCCTCGATGACGCCCGCCCCCCGGAGCGACACCGTCAGCGGCCCCTCCGCGGGCACCTCCACGTGGCTCAGTACCGCTCGCGCGTGCCCTGGCGTCCGGGCCTCCAGCAGGTAGCCACCGGGGGCGAGCCCGTCCACCTGGAAGTTCCCCCTTTCGTCACTCGTGACGTACACGCGCTCCTCGGCGGGAGCTTCGGCGCGCGGCCAGGGCTCCTGCTGGCGACCGTGGGCCGTGAAGACGAGCTCCACCAACGGCAGCGGTTCATTCGTGCCGTGCACCACCGTGTGGCCGGAAAGGGAGTGGCCTTTCTCCAGCATGAGACGCAGGGTCGTCCGCGCCTCTCCATGGGGACGCACCACGTCGCGCAGCAGGGGTGCATGGCCCCTGGCGCGCACCGCCACCAGATAGGCGCCAGGCCGTGCCGCGAGCCGGACACGTCCTCGCTCATCCGTGGTGCCAGAGCCCGCCAGGCGCCAGGCGTTGTCCCCGCGGAGGGGCGCTCCCTCCGCGTGCCAGTAGAGCCGGACGTTGGCGCCGGGCCACGGCCGCTCGCCCGCGAGCACCTCCACCTCCAGAATCCCGTCCACTCCGGTGGGGGCCTGGGCCAGGGACGGCGTGCCGCTCGCGTTCGCATGGCCCCGCGCGCCCACCTGCCCGGGCTCCTCCGGCTGCGACACCGGCCCCCGCGGCCGCGCGGCCGAGACTTCCCCGGCATTGCCCTCCGTGGCACGTGGCCCTCCGGAATGTGAGAACCAGAGAAGCGCGAGTCCCACTCCCACCAGGACCATTGCCACGATGATGCGCCTGCGCATGTCCGCGATTCCTCGAGCCGGGAGTGACGTGAGCCGGGCCGAACGTTACCCGCTCTCGCGACAAAAGCGGTCCATGCCTCGGCGCCTTTACCCCTATCCTGAGCGCCCCAGGAGGAATCGTGTCCGGAGCTCTCGAGCAGTTGCTGGCGGAAGAATCCGAATTGCAGTTCGATCAGCTGAGTCAGGAGGATGCACTCACGCTGGGTTTGAAGTTGCTCGATCGGGCCCGGCGCGACCGGCTGCCCGTGGTGATCGACGTGACGCTCGCGGGGCTCACCGTCCTGCAGTGCGCCCTCCCTGGTAGCCGCCCCGACAACCATGATTGGGTACGGCGCAAGAAGAACACCGTGAGCCGTTTCTGGCACAGCTCGTACTACATGGGCCG contains:
- a CDS encoding S8/S53 family peptidase; this translates as MKVGIIDSGVEVKFLREHALGLAGGARFTLDLDAQVLETRSYDRDELEAWRDGARELDLQDEHGHGTAVLSILYDRVRPWPDVELYVARIFDQEVRGYSLCLVEALRWMLDEVGVELLNLSLGTTHRALEAPMREVIDRAVARGAIIACAAGGVPTLPAQLESVVAVGDPTLMDRVGSEVKVDHVVRERGVKLYMGGSWCEAPMTTSFACAVAVAGVLRDGCPPGWRRKLPLPLGEGGG
- a CDS encoding carboxypeptidase regulatory-like domain-containing protein, whose amino-acid sequence is MRRRIIVAMVLVGVGLALLWFSHSGGPRATEGNAGEVSAARPRGPVSQPEEPGQVGARGHANASGTPSLAQAPTGVDGILEVEVLAGERPWPGANVRLYWHAEGAPLRGDNAWRLAGSGTTDERGRVRLAARPGAYLVAVRARGHAPLLRDVVRPHGEARTTLRLMLEKGHSLSGHTVVHGTNEPLPLVELVFTAHGRQQEPWPRAEAPAEERVYVTSDERGNFQVDGLAPGGYLLEARTPGHARAVLSHVEVPAEGPLTVSLRGAGVIEGFVVDARGRPAADAEVMVRGDPAQVVTTGAEGGFSVEVEPGAHTLSARRGEEAGSLDSPVVVNAGRTVRDVRIRLGQGGVLEGRVVERASGGPVVGARVEVGPQGGSGDSGRALTDGEGHFSVGGLAPGSYDVRVSASGFSPTLRRGLTVTSGERFPVSLVLEGTGSVEGFVRDGAGRPVPGARVMGVNRWDGGADTSPVESRTDARGHYRLQGLAVGRMYLTARREGSTLGVRQPVEVMEIGTARVDFTLEGTGTVEGVVRAIRGPLPSEPLDVTALAQGGLGSGAPDIGRVEVGTNGSFRMELPPGTYGLLLTARRGLGSGGQQQVQVEEGRTVRVELTWEEKHGANEIRGIVLEPDGTPSPGAFVTLASGDGRGVPWMMAPADDEGRFAIGAPRVADAATRGLNVSARNGGRASEVRRVKPGEQEVVVKLRPAASIRGRVVGTGEPVRGFTLGLQVQEGFLPQGHGPWEFPGDRFELREVPAEPLKLVVRTADGSSGEALVSPGTGSTAEVEIPLRATAVVQGRVVDATTKAPLAGVLVFIEGEVPLKPDDGTSADGRFFVGGVRAGERILVIIGGQSRVRASRPVKLKEGEVLDVGDIPLGAGSVPP
- a CDS encoding peptidase domain-containing ABC transporter, yielding MQESSPGLGQSARYLAALVRLLRPAWGALARGAMLGPVITLLSLVPPYLTKLLFDHVAATRDVGLLEVLVAGIFAAALASVFAETLLGYYSSYLNIKLESSAVLYLFNHVQHLPDRFFTQRQVGEITSRFDDAKAGLALVVGLVRLVFSQGAYLLIIPFTLASLHWKLAMAALATLPLVVLVPLVIGRAMGRAWQDVVGAYTSINALQMEVLRQSRTSKVLALEPLMYQRAAEQMRSLLRAHLRAHGVDGLLRLFERAVEAAQTALFTWLGWRLILAGEMSLGGYMAFVAYAAYLRGPVIEVVSFVTSMQRSGIHLRRFFEYLEEPPEQEPSKALGPPAPISRRLRGGVELEGVSFAYSPGEEVLREVSARIEPGAVVTIVGPSGSGKTTLARLLTRLEEPGRGRVLYDGRDARALELSELRRQLAVVWQDVELFHGTLRENLTLGLPPVPAEEVERVVRLCGLEPLVASLPKGYDTPVAEAGASISGGQRQRLALARAVLRDAPVLLLDEATSQLDVETEAAVVRGLLARARERRQTVLFITHRLANAPLADEVWMLAGGQLVGQGSHPELLARCVPYQRLYRAGVGEADAA
- a CDS encoding heme-degrading domain-containing protein; translated protein: MSGALEQLLAEESELQFDQLSQEDALTLGLKLLDRARRDRLPVVIDVTLAGLTVLQCALPGSRPDNHDWVRRKKNTVSRFWHSSYYMGRYYAAKGTSLSDKPHIDPAEYADHGGSFPLLLRGTGCVGSITVSGLVQEEDHALVVGVLREWLTSRAKETMS